Part of the Geobacter pickeringii genome, CAACATCTCTCTGCATGGACAACAACCTTCCCATCATCGTGTTCGACATCACCAGTCACGGGAATATCAACAAGGTGGTATGCGGAGAGGAAATCGGCACCATTGTGAAAGGAGAGTAGCATGACGAAGGAAGTCATTGCTGACATGAAGAACCATATGGAGAAATCGGTGGAATCTCTCCGGCGCGAGTATCAGAAGGTACGCACCGGCAGGGCAAGCACCGGTCTCCTCGACGAGATAAAAGTTGAATACTACGGCAATCCTTCCCTTCTGAACCAGGTAGCGACTCTGGCTATTCCCGAACCGCGGACCATCACTATCCAGCCGTGGGAAGCGAAGATGATCCCGGTTATTGAGAAGGCGATTATGAACGCGAACCTCGGGTTCACCCCCGCTAACGACGGTAAGGTGATCCGGATTTCGCTGCCGCCCCTTACGGAAGAGCGTCGGAAAGATATCGTGAAGATGCTCAAGAAGCTGGCTGAGGAGGCCAAGATCGCAGTCCGCAACATCCGTCGCGATGCCATCGATGGCCTCAAGAAACTGGAAAAGGACAAGCAGATCTCCGAGGATGATCTCAAACGCGCCGAGAAAGATGTCCAGGACGTGACGAATTCGTTCGTTGCCAAGATTGACGAAGTTCTTGCCCACAAGGAGAAAGAGGTGATGGAGGTCTGATGTCGCGTCGCTGCGCCGGCATGCAACCTCTGGAGACTTTTTTCGCTTGCGCCAGCAAGTCTTTTGTGGTTAAATCCCCTTTAACCCCCGGATTAAAGGGGATTTTTTGTTTTTAAGGGCCTCTATGCACGGTCTTGATACCGAAAAGCTACCCCGCCATCTGGCGATCATCATGGATGGCAACGGCCGCTGGGCGCAGGAGCGTATGCTGAAGCGGATCATCGGCCATCAGCGGGGAGTCGAAACGGTACGCGTCATCGTTGAGGAATGCTCGAAGCTTGGGATTCGTTATCTCACGCTTTTTGCGTTTTCTGCCGAGAACTGGCTCCGTCCCAAGACCGAGGTGAAAGCGCTTATGGCGCTCCTCAAGAAATACATCAAGGCCGAAGTCTCCCGGATGCTCACCAACAATATCCGGTTCAATGTCATCGGCAATCGTGACGAGCTCCCCCCTGACGTGAACGATGCCGTCCAGGATGCCATCGATCGGACGGCAGCCAAGACCGGCATGGTGCTGACCCTTGCCCTTTCGTACGGTGCCCGCCAGGAGATCATTCAGGCTGCTGTCCAGATGGCGGCCGACATCTCGTCCGGTGGACTCAACCCCGCCGCCCTTGATGAGAAACGGTTCTCCTCATACCTGTTCACGTCGAGTATCCCCGATCCCGATTTCCTTATCAGGACGAGCGGCGAGATGCGGATCAGCAACTTCCTCCTCTGGCAACTGGCCTACACCGAGCTCTATTTCTCGAACGTCAACTGGCCCGAATTTTCCCGAAACGAACTCCATGCGGCCCTGCGCGATTATCAGTCGAGGGAGCGGCGCTTCGGTCGTACGAGCGCCCAGTTGCAGAACAGGAGCTGACCATCAAACGCGTAATAACCGGGGCCGTGGCCCTGCCGCTCCTCATTCTTCTCGTCCTCAAGGGAGGAATCTTTCTTTTTGCACTCTTTATCGTGCTCCTGACCGTGCTGGGTCTGGGGGAGTTCTACCGGATGGCTCTGCCTGAGCGCAAGATCGACGGAGTCGTCGTTTCCCTTGCTGGTGGCTGCATCCCGCTCTTTCTCACCCTTCCCGCGCTAGCTCCCGGCGTCGTGGCGACCCAGGCCGTCCCCGGCCTGGTGATGCCTCTCCTGACGACGCTCTTCGTTGCATGCGCGCTCCGGGTTCTTTTTTCCTTCCGCGATATCCGTTTCGCCGCCGGGGAAGTGGCGTTTTTCGTTGCCGGCCTTCTGTATGTGCCGCTGCTCCTCACGCACCTGCTCTGGCTCAGGGCCCTCCCTCACGGCATCGACTGGATTTTTCTCCTGCTGGTGGTAGTCATGTCCGGTGATACGGCTGCCTATTACGTGGGGAGCAGTCTGGGCAAGCACAAGCTCTATCCCGTTGTGAGCCCGAACAAGAGTGTTGAAGGGGCCATCGGAGGGCTGTGCGGCAGCATTGCGGGGGCTTTCATCGTGAAGGCAACGTTTTTCCCGGAGCTCTCGTCCGGTGACTGTCTTGCTGCAGCACTTCTCATGGGGCCTCTCGGACAGGTGGGAGACCTTTTCGAGTCGCTCCTCAAGCGGAGTTTCGGGGTCAAGGACTCCGGCGTGATAATTCCTGGCCACGGGGGAGTTCTCGACCGCCTCGACAGCATCCTCTTTGCCGCTCCGGCGGGCTATTACTACGCAGTACTCTTTTTTATGAACCGCTAGGGTTCCATTGCGAGGGAATATGAAAAGACTGACAATCCTCGGATCAACAGGGTCGATCGGGGTAAGCACCCTCGATATTGTCGCCGCACATCGTGACCGTTTCGAAGTGGTTGCCCTCACGGCAGGAAACAATCTCGACCTGCTGAAACAGCAGATCGAGACCTTCCGGCCGAAGCTCGTCAGCGTCCTGACCAGCGAGCGGGCCGCTGAGCTCGACCGGATGTTGACCGGCTACAAGCCCGAGATTCATCATGGCGTTGCCGGCCTCATCGCGGCAGCAACCACGGGTGAGACCGAGATGGTGGTCGCCGCCATTGTCGGTGCCGCCGGACTCGTTCCCACGGCCGCCGCAATCAAGGCGGGTAAGGATATCGCCCTTGCCAACAAGGAGACCCTGGTCACTGCCGGCCGCCTCATAATGGATCTGGTGCAGGAGAAGCGGGTTCGGCTCTATCCCGTTGACAGCGAGCACAGCGCCGTTTTCCAGTCTCTGGAAGGGCAGAGCCGCAAGGACGTGAAGCGTATCATTTTGACGGCATCGGGAGGTCCGTTCCTCAATCTTCCGTTGGACCGCCTCGCCCAGGTTTCCATCAGCGACGCCCTCAATCATCCCAACTGGAGCATGGGGCAGAAGATCACCATCGATTCGGCTACCATGATGAACAAGGGGCTCGAGGTCATCGAGGCCCGCTGGCTCTTCGATACGCCTGTCGAGCAGGTTGACGTCAATATCCATCCCCAAAGCATCATTCATTCCATGGTTGAATACGTGGACGGCTGTGTCATGGCCCAGCTTGGCGTTCCCGACATGAAGGCGCCCATCGCCTATGCGCTCACCTATCCCGAGCGCATCTCGTCCGGGGTCAAGCCCCTGGACCTGACGGAGCTTTCGGGGCTGAGTTTTTTCCGGCCCGACTATCGTCGGTTTCCGGCACTCAAGCTTGCCTACCGCTCGCTTGCCGATGGGGAGAGCATGCCGGCGGTCATGAATGCCGCCAATGAGGTTGCGGTGGAGGCCTTTTTGAAGGGGAAGATCGGCTTTATCGACATCGCTGTCTCTATCGAGCGAACCATGGACGCTCACTCCCCCCATACCCTGTCCTCCATTGACGAGGTTCTCTCCGTCGACCTCTGGGCGCGGAACAAGTCGCGTGAACTGCTGGGGATTGCCTAGGAGATTCACTTCGACCGCATCCTGTCAAGTATTGAGAGGGATCACATGCTCAGCATTCTTTCCGCAATTGTCGTCCTTGGGATCCTGATTTTCGTCCACGAACTCGGCCATTTCATTTTTGCCAAGCTGTTCCGGGTCGGCGTTGAGAAGTTTTCCCTCGGTTTCGGCCCGAAACTCCTGGGAAAGCAGATCGGCGAGACTGAGTACCTGATTTCCGCCTTCCCGCTGGGGGGATACGTCAAGATGGTGGGGGAGGGGGCGGATAGTGAGCTGTCCGAGGAGGAGAAAGCCCGTTCCTTTGCCGAGAAACATCCCCTCCAGAGAATCGCCATTGTGGCTGCCGGTCCTTCATTCAATCTTCTCTTCGCCTGGTTTGTCTTCATCGTTGTGTTCATGGTCGGGGTTCCGTCGGCCACCACAAAAATCGGCGAGGTTGTGAAGGACAAGCCGGCAGCCCGGGCAGGTATCGCAGCCGGCGATGTGATAACATCGGTGAACGGCAAAAATGTTACGCGGTGGGAGGAAATGGCCGCCCAGATTGCCGCTTCCAAAGGCGCGTCCCTTGTCATTGAAATAAAGCGGGGCGATGCGGTCAAGACCTTTCGTCTGATGCCCGAGACGCGGACCGGCAAGAATCTCTTCGGCGAGACGGTGACATCGCCGGTCATCGGTGTCGTCGCCTCGTCCGAAACGGTCATCGACCGGTTTGGTCCGGGAGAGGCGTTCGTCAAGGGGAGCGCGCAGGCATGGAATGTCGTCAAGCTTACGGCGCTCTCCCTGGTCAAGATCGTCGAGCGCGCCGTTCCGCTCGATACCATCGGCGGCCCGATCATGATCGCCAAGATGGCGGGACAGCAGGCGGAAGCGGGAGGGGTCAGCTTCCTCGCCTTCATGGCACTTCTTTCCGTCAACCTCGGCGTGCTGAACCTCCTGCCGATCCCCATTCTCGACGGCGGCCACCTGGTCTTCTACTTATGGGAGCTGGTCTTCCGTCGTCCCGTCAGCCCGCGGGCCCGAGAGATTGCCCAGCAGATCGGGCTTGCCTTGCTGATCGGACTGATGGTGCTTGCCTTTTACAACGATATTGCCCGCTACATCGTGGGGCAGGGATAGCGTGAAACTGCTGACCGTCGATACATCGACCTCCGCCTGCAGCGTTGCGCTGACCCGTGACGGCAGGCTTGTGGCCGAGCATCTGGTGGACGGTGGTCGAACCCTTACGGAGCGCCTCCTGGGGGCCATCGAATCGGTGCTCGCCGAT contains:
- a CDS encoding phosphatidate cytidylyltransferase; the protein is MALPLLILLVLKGGIFLFALFIVLLTVLGLGEFYRMALPERKIDGVVVSLAGGCIPLFLTLPALAPGVVATQAVPGLVMPLLTTLFVACALRVLFSFRDIRFAAGEVAFFVAGLLYVPLLLTHLLWLRALPHGIDWIFLLLVVVMSGDTAAYYVGSSLGKHKLYPVVSPNKSVEGAIGGLCGSIAGAFIVKATFFPELSSGDCLAAALLMGPLGQVGDLFESLLKRSFGVKDSGVIIPGHGGVLDRLDSILFAAPAGYYYAVLFFMNR
- the rseP gene encoding RIP metalloprotease RseP; translation: MLSILSAIVVLGILIFVHELGHFIFAKLFRVGVEKFSLGFGPKLLGKQIGETEYLISAFPLGGYVKMVGEGADSELSEEEKARSFAEKHPLQRIAIVAAGPSFNLLFAWFVFIVVFMVGVPSATTKIGEVVKDKPAARAGIAAGDVITSVNGKNVTRWEEMAAQIAASKGASLVIEIKRGDAVKTFRLMPETRTGKNLFGETVTSPVIGVVASSETVIDRFGPGEAFVKGSAQAWNVVKLTALSLVKIVERAVPLDTIGGPIMIAKMAGQQAEAGGVSFLAFMALLSVNLGVLNLLPIPILDGGHLVFYLWELVFRRPVSPRAREIAQQIGLALLIGLMVLAFYNDIARYIVGQG
- a CDS encoding isoprenyl transferase, coding for MHGLDTEKLPRHLAIIMDGNGRWAQERMLKRIIGHQRGVETVRVIVEECSKLGIRYLTLFAFSAENWLRPKTEVKALMALLKKYIKAEVSRMLTNNIRFNVIGNRDELPPDVNDAVQDAIDRTAAKTGMVLTLALSYGARQEIIQAAVQMAADISSGGLNPAALDEKRFSSYLFTSSIPDPDFLIRTSGEMRISNFLLWQLAYTELYFSNVNWPEFSRNELHAALRDYQSRERRFGRTSAQLQNRS
- a CDS encoding 1-deoxy-D-xylulose-5-phosphate reductoisomerase, which translates into the protein MKRLTILGSTGSIGVSTLDIVAAHRDRFEVVALTAGNNLDLLKQQIETFRPKLVSVLTSERAAELDRMLTGYKPEIHHGVAGLIAAATTGETEMVVAAIVGAAGLVPTAAAIKAGKDIALANKETLVTAGRLIMDLVQEKRVRLYPVDSEHSAVFQSLEGQSRKDVKRIILTASGGPFLNLPLDRLAQVSISDALNHPNWSMGQKITIDSATMMNKGLEVIEARWLFDTPVEQVDVNIHPQSIIHSMVEYVDGCVMAQLGVPDMKAPIAYALTYPERISSGVKPLDLTELSGLSFFRPDYRRFPALKLAYRSLADGESMPAVMNAANEVAVEAFLKGKIGFIDIAVSIERTMDAHSPHTLSSIDEVLSVDLWARNKSRELLGIA
- the frr gene encoding ribosome recycling factor, with the protein product MTKEVIADMKNHMEKSVESLRREYQKVRTGRASTGLLDEIKVEYYGNPSLLNQVATLAIPEPRTITIQPWEAKMIPVIEKAIMNANLGFTPANDGKVIRISLPPLTEERRKDIVKMLKKLAEEAKIAVRNIRRDAIDGLKKLEKDKQISEDDLKRAEKDVQDVTNSFVAKIDEVLAHKEKEVMEV